A window of Christiangramia forsetii KT0803 contains these coding sequences:
- a CDS encoding M20 family metallo-hydrolase has translation MQLEKLQQEAIELLKNLIKTQSFSGEEDKTAELLEIWFKKHEIPYQRYLNNVWAVNKNNDKAKPTLLLNSHHDTVKPNSAYTRDPFKAEIEDGKLFGLGSNDAGGCLVSLLATFTYLYSEENLNHNILFAGTAEEEINGKNGIAALLSKIPEIDVAIVGEPTLMNLAVAEKGLVVFDAVVKGTPSHAAHPNSDNSIYKTAKVLEWFENFKLDKVSENLGEVKVTVTQIQAGSQHNVVPARVHLVIDVRVNDKYSNEEIEQILKEKAPVDEINARSLRLNSSSIPLDHELVKAGIDLKMETYGSPTLSDQAMLSCSSLKLGPGDSTRSHSADEFIYVKEIEEGIEKYIRLLEKALK, from the coding sequence ATGCAATTAGAGAAACTTCAGCAAGAAGCCATAGAATTACTTAAAAACCTGATTAAGACTCAGTCATTTTCGGGGGAAGAAGACAAGACTGCAGAACTGCTTGAAATTTGGTTTAAAAAGCATGAAATTCCTTATCAGCGCTATTTAAATAATGTGTGGGCAGTAAACAAAAATAACGACAAAGCTAAGCCAACATTATTACTTAATTCCCATCATGATACGGTAAAACCAAATTCGGCTTACACGAGAGATCCTTTTAAGGCAGAAATTGAAGATGGAAAATTATTTGGTTTAGGCAGTAATGATGCAGGAGGTTGCCTGGTGTCCCTGTTGGCGACTTTTACTTATTTATATTCGGAAGAAAACCTGAACCATAATATTCTTTTTGCAGGAACTGCGGAAGAGGAGATCAATGGAAAAAATGGGATTGCAGCCCTTCTTTCCAAGATACCTGAAATTGATGTAGCTATAGTAGGAGAACCCACATTGATGAATCTGGCTGTTGCTGAAAAAGGCTTAGTGGTTTTTGATGCCGTGGTAAAAGGAACTCCTTCGCATGCAGCCCACCCGAATTCAGATAATTCTATCTATAAGACGGCAAAGGTGTTGGAATGGTTTGAAAACTTTAAATTGGATAAAGTTTCAGAAAACCTGGGAGAAGTTAAAGTGACGGTCACTCAGATTCAAGCTGGCAGTCAGCATAATGTAGTGCCTGCGAGGGTTCACCTGGTAATAGACGTTCGGGTAAATGATAAGTATAGCAATGAGGAAATTGAGCAGATCTTAAAAGAAAAAGCTCCGGTAGATGAGATCAATGCGAGAAGTTTAAGGCTGAATTCATCATCAATTCCACTAGATCATGAATTGGTAAAAGCGGGAATTGACCTGAAAATGGAAACCTATGGTTCTCCAACTCTGAGTGATCAGGCGATGCTGAGCTGTTCATCTTTAAAATTAGGTCCGGGTGACTCTACCAGATCTCATTCGGCAGATGAGTTTATTTATGTAAAGGAGATTGAAGAAGGAATTGAAAAATATATAAGATTGCTGGAAAAGGCGCTAAAATAA
- a CDS encoding N-acetylornithine carbamoyltransferase, with the protein MKNYITLSDIDNLENLISEARSLKSKNTVPDLGKGKTLGMLFFNSSLRTRLSTEKAAKLLGMEVMTMNVDKDGWTLEFEDGAVMNSDKAEHIKEAAAVLSQYCDIIAVRAFPGLKNKEKDESEQVLNSFKKYASVPVINLESATGHPLQALTDAITIQELKKKDKPKIVLSWAPHPKALPQSVPNSFTEMMQKLDVEFVITNPEGYDLNPEIRKETRVEHDQEKAFENADFIYVKNWSSYENYGQVLNVEKNWTVNQKKLEPSNNAKVMHCLPVRRNMVIADDVLDSENSIVIHQANNRTFAAQAVLKQLLKDED; encoded by the coding sequence ATGAAGAACTACATCACCTTATCAGATATAGATAATCTGGAAAATCTAATTTCCGAAGCAAGAAGTCTGAAATCTAAAAATACAGTTCCCGATCTGGGAAAAGGAAAAACCCTTGGGATGCTTTTTTTTAATTCCAGTCTGCGTACCAGGTTAAGTACAGAAAAAGCGGCAAAACTATTGGGAATGGAGGTAATGACGATGAATGTAGATAAGGATGGCTGGACCCTTGAGTTCGAGGATGGGGCGGTGATGAATTCAGATAAGGCAGAGCATATAAAAGAAGCTGCTGCGGTGCTTTCTCAATATTGCGATATCATCGCGGTTAGAGCTTTTCCCGGATTAAAGAATAAAGAAAAAGACGAATCTGAACAGGTGCTGAATAGTTTTAAGAAATATGCATCCGTTCCGGTTATTAATCTGGAGAGCGCGACGGGACACCCGTTGCAGGCATTGACCGATGCAATTACTATTCAGGAATTAAAGAAGAAAGATAAACCGAAAATAGTTTTAAGCTGGGCTCCACATCCAAAGGCTTTACCACAATCTGTTCCGAATTCTTTTACTGAAATGATGCAGAAGTTGGATGTGGAATTTGTGATCACGAATCCCGAAGGTTATGATTTAAATCCGGAGATCAGGAAAGAAACACGGGTGGAGCATGACCAGGAAAAAGCTTTTGAAAATGCAGATTTTATCTACGTGAAAAACTGGAGCAGTTATGAGAATTACGGTCAGGTTTTGAATGTTGAAAAAAACTGGACGGTGAATCAGAAGAAATTGGAACCGTCTAACAATGCAAAAGTGATGCATTGCCTACCAGTTAGACGAAATATGGTTATTGCTGATGATGTTTTGGATTCTGAAAATTCAATCGTTATTCATCAGGCTAATAATCGAACATTTGCGGCACAAGCGGTATTGAAGCAATTGTTAAAAGATGAAGATTAA
- the argB gene encoding acetylglutamate kinase — MGNKILKVVKIGGKLIENPVFLNSFLEDFVEMRGPKILVHGGGNKATAVAGKLGFETKMIDGRRITDKDSMEVITMVYGGLINKSIVAKLQSKKQNAIGLCGADGNVLISKRREVKEIDYGFVGDIEKVNSGFIESILNQNMIPVFSAISCTEDGVLLNTNGDSVASEIAIAMSKSFETQLYYCSEKKGVLTDMENDRSVISELNSTYYKELVETKVIKDGMLPKLHNCFEAINKGVATVFLGDSELLKKNAIHTKIVK, encoded by the coding sequence ATGGGGAATAAGATACTTAAGGTTGTAAAAATAGGAGGAAAACTCATTGAAAATCCTGTCTTTCTGAATTCATTTTTAGAAGATTTCGTGGAAATGAGGGGCCCAAAGATCCTTGTTCACGGAGGCGGAAACAAAGCAACCGCAGTTGCCGGTAAACTTGGCTTTGAAACGAAAATGATCGATGGAAGAAGGATCACCGATAAAGATTCTATGGAGGTGATCACCATGGTTTATGGCGGACTTATAAATAAAAGTATCGTTGCAAAACTTCAGTCTAAAAAGCAAAATGCGATTGGCCTTTGCGGGGCAGATGGGAATGTTCTGATCTCGAAAAGGAGAGAGGTAAAAGAGATTGATTATGGCTTTGTAGGTGATATAGAAAAGGTGAATTCAGGTTTTATAGAGTCAATACTCAATCAAAATATGATACCTGTTTTTTCAGCAATATCATGTACCGAAGATGGAGTGTTATTAAATACGAACGGCGACTCGGTAGCTTCGGAAATTGCCATTGCCATGAGCAAATCATTCGAAACTCAGTTATATTATTGCTCAGAGAAAAAAGGGGTTTTAACCGATATGGAAAATGATCGTTCTGTGATTTCTGAATTAAATTCAACGTATTATAAGGAATTGGTGGAAACCAAAGTCATTAAAGACGGAATGCTGCCCAAACTACATAATTGCTTTGAGGCGATAAACAAAGGAGTTGCCACGGTTTTCCTGGGTGATTCAGAATTATTAAAAAAGAATGCTATTCATACCAAAATTGTAAAATGA
- a CDS encoding HPP family protein, with amino-acid sequence MGKFVAQKRVGRRIGRNIRISRYVIYKETLIDFEEQAWSFFGALFGIGLIAFVQSQSLFRIENVLLIGSFGASSVLVFGAIQSPLAQPRNLIGGQILSAFIGVCVFKLIPNIIWLTAPLAVAASIVLMQVTKTLHPPGGATALIAVIGTPNIKALGFTYVLSPVLTGTLILFITALIFNNLTSNRKYPTNSRLTRVFKSARLRIGKSPNSTHRELKKKCRKPESLKIH; translated from the coding sequence GTGGGAAAGTTTGTTGCACAAAAAAGAGTTGGGAGAAGAATAGGTAGGAATATTAGAATCTCCAGATATGTAATTTATAAGGAAACCTTAATAGACTTTGAAGAGCAAGCCTGGTCTTTTTTTGGAGCACTTTTCGGAATAGGTCTAATAGCTTTTGTCCAGTCACAATCTCTTTTCAGAATAGAAAATGTTCTTTTAATTGGTTCTTTTGGTGCTTCAAGCGTATTAGTTTTTGGAGCTATCCAGAGTCCACTGGCCCAACCACGAAATTTAATTGGTGGGCAGATTTTATCAGCGTTTATCGGGGTTTGTGTCTTTAAACTTATACCGAATATTATTTGGTTAACAGCTCCTTTGGCTGTTGCTGCCTCTATTGTCCTTATGCAGGTGACAAAAACATTGCATCCTCCTGGTGGTGCTACCGCATTAATTGCCGTAATAGGCACGCCCAATATTAAAGCTCTGGGATTTACTTATGTATTATCTCCTGTATTAACCGGAACACTTATATTATTTATAACTGCCTTAATTTTCAATAATCTGACTTCTAATCGAAAATATCCTACGAATTCGAGACTTACGAGGGTTTTTAAAAGTGCCAGATTGAGAATAGGTAAAAGTCCTAATAGTACTCACAGGGAATTAAAAAAAAAGTGTAGAAAACCAGAATCTTTAAAAATTCATTAA